Part of the Acidobacteriota bacterium genome is shown below.
GCCGGGGCTGACCCTGGGCTGGCGAATCTGTCCCCGTCAGGGACAAGAACGGAGGGCCCTGGCTCAGAACTTATCACCGGCAGCGCTAGTGCTGCCGGGTGGCCAAACAGGTTCACACTCGCGTCAAGTTTCAGTAACCGCAGTGAAGGCCCAATGCCCTCGGCGCTATGAGGCTGCTCGCCAGCTGCTCGCCCGCAAAGAAAATTCCAGCGGTCTAATCCGGTAGATTCAAGCGCCGTTCAAGTCTATAGTCGAAGCATGACACTGACACGGGAGCGCATGTTGGACCGCATGCTGGCTTCGGATTCCAGCTTCGACGGACGCTTCATCACGGGGGTGCTCAGCACCGGCATTTTCTGCCTGCCGTCCTGCCGGGCCCGCAAGCCCAAGCCCGAAAACGTGCGCTTCTTCACCGATCCGCGGGAGGCCGCGCGAGCGGGACTGCGTCCCTGCAAGCGCTGCCGCCCCGACCTCTTCTACCGGGGACGGGATCCGCAGCGCGAGCGCCTGGTGGAGGTGATCGATTCGCTGCGCCGCGATCCGGCGCGTTATGGCAACGTGTCCGACCTGGCGGATGAAGCCGGCATCGGAACTTCAAAGCTCAATCAACAGGTGCGCCGCTACTACCAGAGCACTCCCGCGGCGCTGCTGCTGCGCTTCCGCCTCAGGATGGCCCGGCGCCTGCTTCTGCAGGGCGGCGACAAGGTGGCCGACGTGGCCTTCGCCTGCGGATTCGAGTCGCTCTCGGTCTTCAACGAGCAGTTTCGCCGTTCTCAGCGCATGACTCCCTCTTCTTACCGGGACCTGCGCCGGGCGGACTCGTTTCTAATCGACCTTCCGGCCCCCTATCCGCTGGCTTTCATGCTCGACTACTGGGGACGAGATCCCGAGAGCTTGAGCGAGACGGTAGCCGGACGTTCGCTGCGCCTGGCACTGCGCCTCGAGGAGCGTCCGCTGGCGGTGCAGGTGGACTTCCAGGGCGGTGCGGCCGCCTGCCGTTTGCTGGACGGCGCT
Proteins encoded:
- a CDS encoding Ada metal-binding domain-containing protein — encoded protein: MTLTRERMLDRMLASDSSFDGRFITGVLSTGIFCLPSCRARKPKPENVRFFTDPREAARAGLRPCKRCRPDLFYRGRDPQRERLVEVIDSLRRDPARYGNVSDLADEAGIGTSKLNQQVRRYYQSTPAALLLRFRLRMARRLLLQGGDKVADVAFACGFESLSVFNEQFRRSQRMTPSSYRDLRRADSFLIDLPAPYPLAFMLDYWGRDPESLSETVAGRSLRLALRLEERPLAVQVDFQGGAAACRLLDGAPRPGSAARVHRRLLNLLGLDQDPRPFEASLSGQPRLAPLLRLPGLRIPRLAGRVEGLIWVIVGQQVNLPFAYTLRRTLYRLAGTPTPSGLTAPPRPQDLAGLDIGDLRLRQFSRQKASYLIGVGEALLNNEVPSPSRLHPFCQLERTLSSLKGLGPWSVHYLLMRLYGFQDCYPVGDAGLVRALQSFFGLRRRPDRRQVEELMAPFAPYRSLAAFHLWNWSPENNEETAK